One genomic window of Sphingopyxis sp. OPL5 includes the following:
- a CDS encoding DEAD/DEAH box helicase, producing MPFETMSPVLADALTARGYENLTPVQTHVVEPEAVGRDLLVSAQTGSGKTVAFGLAMADQLIEDGRLPFATSPLALIIAPTRELAMQVSRELSWLYAKAGARIATCVGGMDASKERRTLNQGVQIVVGTPGRLRDHLERGALDLTALRVAVLDEADEMLDMGFREDLEEILDATPETRRTLMFSATIPKPIANMAKRYQRDALRISTVGEDRGHGDISYQAVTVAPADIEGAVINLLRLHDAETAMLFCATRDNVRRLHASLTDRGFAAVALSGEHSQNERNAALQALRDRRAKVCVATDVAARGIDLPSLSLVIHVEIPRDAETLQHRSGRTGRAGKKGTAVIIVPYPRRRRVDGMLRGARINAEWMEAPTAADVRLKDQERLIEKLLAPVEHEPEDIELAQRLMAERSPEDIAASLVRAHRALMPAPEDLIDNSARGRDSAGRPERGERFERPDRGEGGGDRREGFEDSVWFRLNIGRHQNADPRWILPLLCRRGHVTKGEIGAIRIGPKETMFNIPRAIADRFAEAVVRSANEDGEDDSGVAITPAPDGPTYPPRRDKGSGDRAPRATLGRAPGGDRSGPRGPRSPGGPGGNTERYKPKPFGQRSPRRPSK from the coding sequence ATGCCTTTCGAAACGATGTCTCCCGTCCTTGCGGACGCTCTGACCGCGCGCGGTTACGAAAATCTCACCCCCGTCCAGACCCACGTCGTCGAACCCGAAGCGGTTGGCCGCGACCTGCTGGTCTCGGCGCAGACCGGCTCGGGCAAGACCGTCGCCTTCGGCCTCGCGATGGCCGACCAGCTGATCGAGGACGGCCGCCTGCCCTTCGCGACCTCGCCGCTTGCGCTGATCATCGCCCCGACCCGCGAACTCGCGATGCAGGTCAGCCGTGAACTCAGCTGGCTCTATGCCAAGGCCGGCGCGCGCATCGCGACCTGCGTCGGCGGCATGGACGCCAGCAAGGAACGCCGCACGCTGAACCAGGGTGTGCAGATCGTCGTCGGGACCCCCGGCCGCCTGCGCGACCATCTCGAACGCGGCGCGCTCGACCTCACCGCGCTGCGCGTCGCGGTGCTCGATGAGGCCGACGAAATGCTCGATATGGGCTTTCGCGAAGACCTGGAAGAAATCCTCGACGCGACCCCCGAGACGCGCCGCACCCTGATGTTCTCGGCGACCATCCCCAAGCCGATCGCGAACATGGCGAAGCGCTATCAGCGCGACGCACTGCGTATCTCGACCGTGGGCGAGGATCGCGGTCACGGCGACATCAGCTATCAGGCGGTGACCGTTGCCCCCGCCGATATCGAGGGCGCGGTGATCAACCTGCTGCGCCTCCACGACGCCGAAACCGCGATGCTGTTCTGCGCCACGCGCGACAATGTCCGCCGCCTCCACGCCAGCCTGACCGATCGCGGTTTCGCCGCCGTCGCGCTGTCGGGCGAGCATAGCCAGAACGAACGCAACGCCGCGCTGCAGGCGCTGCGCGATCGCCGCGCCAAGGTCTGCGTCGCGACCGACGTCGCCGCACGCGGGATCGACTTGCCCAGCCTGTCGCTGGTGATCCACGTCGAAATCCCGCGCGACGCCGAAACCCTCCAGCACCGCTCCGGCCGCACCGGCCGCGCGGGCAAAAAGGGCACCGCAGTCATCATCGTTCCCTATCCGCGTCGTCGCCGCGTCGACGGCATGCTGCGCGGCGCGCGGATCAACGCCGAGTGGATGGAAGCGCCGACCGCCGCCGATGTCCGCCTGAAGGATCAGGAACGGCTGATCGAGAAATTGCTCGCCCCGGTCGAGCATGAGCCCGAGGATATCGAACTCGCGCAGCGCCTGATGGCCGAACGCTCGCCCGAGGACATCGCCGCGTCGCTCGTCCGCGCCCACCGCGCGCTGATGCCGGCGCCCGAGGATCTGATCGACAACAGCGCGCGCGGCCGCGACAGCGCCGGCCGCCCCGAACGCGGCGAGCGGTTCGAGCGTCCCGATCGCGGCGAAGGCGGCGGCGACCGCCGCGAAGGGTTCGAGGATAGCGTCTGGTTCCGCCTCAACATCGGCCGCCACCAGAACGCCGACCCGCGCTGGATCCTGCCGTTGCTATGCCGCCGCGGTCATGTGACCAAGGGCGAGATCGGCGCGATCCGTATCGGGCCGAAGGAAACGATGTTCAACATCCCCCGCGCGATCGCCGACCGCTTCGCCGAAGCGGTGGTGCGCAGCGCCAACGAGGATGGCGAGGACGACAGCGGCGTCGCGATCACCCCCGCACCCGACGGCCCGACCTACCCGCCACGCCGCGACAAGGGATCGGGCGACCGGGCACCGCGCGCGACGCTTGGTCGTGCCCCCGGCGGTGATCGATCGGGTCCCCGCGGACCGCGTAGTCCGGGCGGCCCCGGCGGCAACACCGAACGCTACAAGCCCAAGCCCTTCGGCCAGCGCAGCCCGCGCCGCCCGTCGAAGTAA
- a CDS encoding NAD(P)/FAD-dependent oxidoreductase has product MSAANYDAVVLGAGAAGLMCAAVAGQRGKRVLLLDHADAVGKKILISGGGRCNFTNIHTSADRYISANPHFAKSALARYTPADFIALVDAYGIAYHEKTLGQLFCDGSAKQIVAMLLAECAKGGVDIRCGEPVRQVEHSDGIFRGTFGNFHFSAPALVIATGGPSIPKMGATGFAYDLARQFGLKVVEPRPALVPLTLGGDDVLFRTLSGIAAPVEARAGKAAFREAALFTHKGLSGPAILQVSSYWRHGEPVTIDFLPGAPQGWLTEAKRSRPRATLRAALGAHLPDRLAETLADQLALPGELAAQTDRKLTDAEARLARWAFRPNGTEGFAKAEVTIGGIATAGLSSQTMMAKSTQNLYAIGEAVDVTGWLGGYNFQWAWASGHAAGQAL; this is encoded by the coding sequence ATGTCCGCCGCCAACTATGATGCCGTCGTGCTTGGCGCCGGCGCGGCCGGGCTGATGTGCGCCGCGGTCGCGGGGCAGCGCGGCAAGCGCGTGCTGCTGCTCGACCATGCCGATGCGGTCGGCAAGAAAATCCTCATTTCGGGCGGCGGGCGGTGTAACTTCACCAACATCCACACCAGCGCCGACCGCTATATCTCGGCGAACCCGCATTTCGCCAAATCGGCGCTCGCGCGCTACACCCCCGCCGATTTCATCGCGCTCGTCGATGCCTATGGCATTGCTTATCATGAAAAAACCCTCGGCCAGCTGTTCTGCGACGGCTCGGCGAAACAGATCGTCGCGATGCTGCTGGCGGAGTGCGCCAAGGGCGGCGTCGACATCCGCTGCGGCGAACCTGTAAGACAGGTCGAGCATAGCGACGGCATTTTCCGCGGCACTTTCGGCAACTTCCACTTCTCCGCGCCCGCCCTCGTCATCGCCACCGGCGGCCCCTCGATCCCCAAGATGGGCGCCACCGGCTTCGCCTACGACCTCGCGCGCCAGTTCGGCCTGAAAGTCGTCGAACCCCGCCCCGCGCTCGTCCCGCTGACGCTCGGCGGCGACGATGTGCTGTTCCGCACCCTCTCGGGCATCGCCGCCCCGGTCGAGGCGCGCGCGGGCAAAGCGGCGTTCCGCGAGGCGGCGCTGTTCACCCACAAGGGCCTCTCCGGCCCCGCGATCCTGCAGGTCAGCAGCTATTGGCGGCACGGCGAGCCGGTGACGATCGACTTCCTGCCGGGCGCCCCGCAAGGCTGGCTCACCGAAGCCAAACGCAGCCGCCCGCGCGCCACCTTACGTGCAGCGCTCGGCGCCCACCTTCCTGACCGTCTCGCCGAAACGCTCGCCGACCAGCTGGCCCTTCCCGGCGAACTCGCGGCGCAGACCGACCGCAAACTGACCGATGCCGAAGCCCGCCTCGCGCGATGGGCATTCCGCCCCAACGGCACCGAAGGTTTCGCCAAAGCGGAGGTCACGATCGGCGGAATTGCAACCGCCGGGCTGTCGTCGCAAACAATGATGGCCAAAAGCACCCAAAACCTCTATGCGATCGGCGAAGCCGTTGACGTCACCGGGTGGCTGGGCGGCTATAATTTTCAATGGGCCTGGGCCAGCGGACACGCTGCCGGACAGGCGCTTTAG
- a CDS encoding GreA/GreB family elongation factor, giving the protein MSVAFRRESDDEHMEPAFEWPIPVGPNLVTPRGLRLLGEEAARLADAIAGATEEEARKKLLRRQRYVHTRQSTAEVQPAPAADVVGIGSKVIFALNGNERTLTIVGHDEADPAQGTIAFSAPIARALMGAEVGETLEYQGREDALTIIAAATDPETWA; this is encoded by the coding sequence ATGAGCGTCGCATTCCGTCGCGAAAGCGACGACGAGCATATGGAACCCGCGTTCGAATGGCCGATCCCGGTCGGCCCGAACTTGGTCACGCCGCGCGGCTTGCGGCTGCTCGGCGAGGAAGCGGCGCGGCTCGCGGATGCGATCGCGGGCGCGACCGAAGAGGAAGCGCGCAAGAAATTGCTGCGTCGGCAACGCTATGTCCACACCCGCCAGTCGACCGCCGAGGTGCAGCCCGCGCCCGCCGCCGATGTCGTCGGCATCGGCAGCAAGGTGATTTTCGCGCTGAACGGCAACGAACGCACGCTGACCATCGTCGGCCATGACGAGGCCGATCCGGCGCAGGGCACCATCGCCTTTTCGGCGCCCATCGCGCGCGCGCTGATGGGCGCCGAAGTTGGCGAGACGCTCGAATATCAGGGCCGCGAGGACGCATTGACGATCATCGCCGCCGCGACCGATCCGGAGACATGGGCATGA
- a CDS encoding DUF2282 domain-containing protein gives MSNSLKLSLAASAVLAMAAGASLSGPAFAADGAKEKCYGVALKGKNDCAAGPGTSCAGTSTVDYQGNAWKNVPKGSCVKMGGTLTAHKGNAKPVASKG, from the coding sequence ATGTCGAACAGCCTTAAACTCTCGCTCGCCGCCTCGGCCGTCCTTGCCATGGCCGCCGGTGCCTCGCTTTCCGGCCCCGCCTTCGCCGCCGATGGCGCTAAGGAAAAATGCTATGGCGTCGCGTTGAAGGGCAAGAACGACTGCGCCGCGGGCCCGGGCACCAGCTGCGCCGGCACTTCGACCGTCGATTATCAGGGCAATGCCTGGAAGAATGTCCCCAAGGGCAGTTGCGTGAAGATGGGCGGCACGCTGACCGCGCACAAGGGCAACGCCAAACCGGTCGCCAGCAAGGGCTGA
- a CDS encoding DUF692 family multinuclear iron-containing protein, whose translation MTPPRSFRDLPPRAGFGLKPEHYADVLAAAERATLPAWAEIHPQNYFGAGGPPHRWLTAIAAHLPLSFHSVGLSLGSAAGVDADELEALALLCDRYQPAMVSDHLSWSNGGDDKFPDLLPVPYSHAALDHFVTQVVQVQNRLGRPMLIENPSRYVAYAGDDWAEVDFLHELCRRSGCGLILDINNVEVSAHNLGLDPDAWLAVVDSALVGEIHVAGHAVKDDGWGGLIAIDDHGSAVRASCRDRLASFLRRAGPKPVLVEWDSNVPDFATLMAEVATADTLLTEMRVGA comes from the coding sequence ATGACACCCCCCCGCTCGTTCCGCGACCTGCCGCCACGCGCCGGCTTCGGGCTCAAGCCCGAGCATTATGCCGATGTGTTGGCGGCGGCGGAGCGGGCGACCCTGCCCGCCTGGGCCGAAATCCACCCCCAAAATTATTTCGGCGCAGGCGGGCCTCCGCATCGCTGGCTGACCGCGATTGCCGCGCATCTGCCGCTGAGTTTCCATTCGGTCGGGCTGTCGCTCGGCTCGGCCGCCGGGGTCGATGCGGACGAACTCGAAGCGCTTGCGTTGCTGTGCGACCGCTATCAACCGGCGATGGTGTCGGACCATCTGAGTTGGAGCAACGGCGGCGATGACAAATTCCCCGACCTTTTGCCAGTTCCTTACAGCCACGCCGCGCTCGACCATTTTGTGACGCAGGTCGTCCAGGTGCAGAACCGGCTCGGGCGCCCCATGCTGATCGAAAATCCGTCGCGCTATGTGGCTTATGCCGGGGATGATTGGGCGGAGGTCGATTTCCTTCACGAACTCTGCCGCCGCAGCGGTTGCGGGCTGATCCTCGACATCAACAATGTCGAGGTGTCGGCGCACAATCTCGGGCTCGATCCCGACGCATGGCTCGCCGTCGTCGATTCCGCGCTGGTCGGCGAAATCCATGTCGCGGGCCATGCGGTGAAGGACGACGGCTGGGGCGGCCTTATCGCGATCGACGATCATGGCTCGGCGGTACGCGCCAGCTGCCGGGACCGGCTCGCCAGCTTCCTGCGCCGCGCCGGGCCGAAACCGGTGCTCGTCGAATGGGACAGCAACGTCCCCGATTTCGCGACGCTGATGGCCGAAGTCGCGACCGCCGACACGTTGCTGACCGAAATGCGTGTCGGTGCTTGA
- a CDS encoding putative DNA-binding domain-containing protein: protein MLERDQAVIAAALVAGPAHLPPDLFAGEWAHVLRAMTVHANNISHARLVALEGTFPRTRAWLGEPEFNRLSRDFVERGGAKGRAPAQIGAGFPDFLTRESGALAADMARVEWAWLTAYHAADAPALTLADLAGQDEASLLALPVRLHPAAMTVALTSDAAPILDPDLLAGTAALLITRPEAEVRLLPTTLATLATLAVAQKITPLGNLIERLAEHQDGDGAAVVPLIAAGALERVRRWRK, encoded by the coding sequence GTGCTTGAACGCGACCAGGCGGTGATCGCGGCGGCGCTGGTTGCAGGACCCGCGCATTTGCCGCCCGACCTGTTCGCGGGCGAATGGGCGCACGTGCTGCGCGCGATGACGGTGCACGCCAACAATATTTCGCACGCGCGACTCGTCGCGCTCGAAGGCACATTCCCGCGTACCCGCGCCTGGCTGGGCGAGCCCGAATTCAACCGGCTGTCGCGCGATTTCGTCGAGCGTGGCGGAGCGAAGGGAAGGGCGCCTGCGCAGATCGGGGCGGGCTTCCCCGATTTCCTGACGCGCGAAAGCGGCGCGCTCGCGGCGGATATGGCGCGTGTCGAATGGGCTTGGCTTACCGCCTATCACGCCGCCGACGCCCCAGCGCTGACGCTCGCCGACCTCGCCGGGCAGGACGAGGCGAGCCTGCTGGCGCTGCCGGTGCGGCTTCATCCCGCTGCCATGACCGTGGCGCTGACGAGCGATGCCGCGCCGATCCTCGATCCCGATCTGCTCGCCGGCACCGCCGCGCTGCTGATCACCCGGCCAGAGGCAGAGGTGCGGCTGTTGCCCACCACGCTCGCGACCCTCGCCACGCTTGCGGTTGCACAAAAGATCACACCTCTCGGTAACCTGATCGAACGCCTTGCCGAACATCAGGACGGAGACGGCGCTGCCGTCGTGCCGCTGATCGCGGCGGGTGCATTGGAGAGGGTCCGACGATGGCGAAAATGA
- a CDS encoding DoxX family protein, protein MAKMMTLYDRAVSIAGARVPEGLALLLLRVALAGVFWRSGRTKVVEGSWFRINPDTYDLFRTEFSGLPLAPSIAVPLTSFAEHVFPMLLLLGLATRFSAGALLVMTLVIQIFVFPDAWWPVHSLWAAMAAVLIVRGGGLFSLDALALKLRGR, encoded by the coding sequence ATGGCGAAAATGATGACGCTGTACGACCGCGCGGTGAGCATCGCGGGCGCGCGCGTCCCGGAGGGCCTGGCGCTGTTGCTGTTGCGCGTCGCGCTGGCCGGGGTGTTCTGGCGTTCGGGCCGGACCAAGGTGGTCGAGGGCAGCTGGTTCCGGATCAACCCCGACACCTATGACCTGTTCCGCACCGAATTTTCCGGCCTGCCGCTCGCCCCGTCGATCGCGGTGCCGCTGACCAGCTTTGCCGAACATGTCTTTCCGATGCTGTTGCTGCTAGGGCTGGCGACGCGCTTTTCTGCGGGCGCGCTGTTGGTGATGACGCTGGTGATCCAGATTTTCGTCTTTCCCGATGCCTGGTGGCCGGTGCACAGCCTGTGGGCAGCGATGGCGGCGGTGCTGATCGTGCGCGGCGGCGGGCTGTTCTCGCTCGACGCGCTGGCGCTGAAGCTGCGCGGCCGGTGA
- a CDS encoding sigma-70 family RNA polymerase sigma factor yields the protein MSIDEPSLARLMAASQRGDRAAYRALLTDCRRWLSRYFARRIAPHQIDDLVQETLVSMHRKLDTWDSRRAFLPWLAAIARYRWIDALRRQRDAAELHDDDAFVDAEDEAVHARLSLDRMLMQLPAGQAQAITLVKIEGASIAEAAQICGQSESLVKVNIHRGLKKLALLIESE from the coding sequence GTGAGTATCGACGAACCGTCGCTGGCGCGGTTGATGGCGGCGTCGCAGCGCGGCGACCGCGCCGCCTATCGCGCGCTGCTGACCGATTGCCGGCGCTGGCTGTCGCGCTATTTCGCGCGCCGCATCGCGCCGCATCAGATCGACGATCTGGTGCAGGAAACGCTCGTGTCGATGCACCGCAAGCTCGATACTTGGGACAGCCGCCGCGCCTTCCTGCCCTGGCTCGCGGCGATTGCGCGCTATCGCTGGATCGATGCGCTGCGCCGCCAGCGCGATGCCGCCGAACTCCACGACGACGACGCCTTTGTCGACGCCGAGGACGAGGCGGTCCACGCGCGGCTCAGCCTCGACCGCATGCTGATGCAGCTGCCCGCGGGGCAGGCGCAGGCGATCACTTTGGTCAAGATCGAAGGCGCCTCGATCGCCGAGGCCGCGCAGATTTGCGGCCAGAGCGAATCGCTGGTCAAAGTGAATATCCATCGCGGGCTCAAGAAGCTGGCGCTCCTGATTGAAAGTGAATGA
- a CDS encoding NrsF family protein, producing the protein MTDASIDALIDGLAGDLRPVKPRRIVRGSLWVAAGWLVGAAALLWLTGMRHDLAAGTMMPALPLLAFWTIVALGVAAAWSALRMGLPGVGRDYSGWHWAGLAALALPVTAIVIGFGDHHAAMEAARPENGMRCMIEGVVSGLGVGVALFAWLKRAAPTSPTRAGWAIGIAAGAAGATIVALHCASNDMMHIALWHGLAVALSGVAGRILLAPLLRW; encoded by the coding sequence ATGACCGACGCATCGATCGACGCGCTGATCGACGGCCTGGCCGGCGACCTGCGGCCGGTGAAGCCGCGCCGGATCGTGCGCGGCTCGCTCTGGGTTGCCGCGGGCTGGCTGGTCGGGGCCGCCGCCTTGTTGTGGCTGACCGGGATGCGCCACGACCTTGCGGCGGGCACGATGATGCCCGCGTTGCCGCTGCTCGCCTTCTGGACGATCGTCGCGCTCGGCGTCGCGGCGGCGTGGAGCGCGCTGCGCATGGGATTGCCCGGGGTCGGCCGCGATTACAGCGGCTGGCACTGGGCCGGGCTCGCCGCGCTGGCGCTGCCGGTCACCGCGATCGTTATCGGTTTCGGCGACCATCACGCTGCGATGGAGGCGGCGCGGCCCGAAAACGGCATGCGCTGCATGATCGAGGGCGTGGTGTCGGGGCTGGGCGTCGGCGTGGCGCTGTTCGCCTGGCTGAAGCGCGCCGCGCCGACCTCACCGACGCGTGCGGGCTGGGCGATCGGCATCGCCGCCGGGGCCGCCGGGGCGACGATCGTCGCGCTCCACTGCGCGTCGAACGACATGATGCATATCGCGCTGTGGCACGGCCTTGCGGTCGCGCTGTCGGGGGTCGCCGGGCGTATCCTGCTGGCGCCGCTGCTGCGCTGGTAG
- a CDS encoding head GIN domain-containing protein has translation MRNSTMTPLALALTLSMTVTACSGTVTTENSDKVEMRSGDAGPPTTQSYALTGFTEVEVTGPDDVTIRQGDAFSITAKGPKAEVEELEIKLDGPTLSVGRKREGFSFRRGDHDGVQIAITMPRLNTVRLTGSGSVDADAVDGDKVEAGLTGSGDLKIAKLTGKSADLTVSGSGDIGIAGGAITSGEIGVTGSGDVDAGGLVAQTLDISVTGSGNVGAQATGKADIRILGSGDVDLTGGATCSTKTMGSGTATCK, from the coding sequence ATGCGGAACTCGACGATGACGCCGCTGGCTTTGGCCCTGACCCTGTCGATGACAGTGACGGCGTGCAGCGGCACGGTGACGACCGAGAACAGCGACAAGGTCGAGATGCGTTCGGGCGACGCCGGTCCGCCGACGACGCAAAGCTATGCGCTCACCGGTTTCACCGAGGTCGAGGTGACCGGTCCCGATGATGTCACCATCCGCCAGGGCGACGCCTTTTCGATCACCGCCAAGGGGCCGAAGGCCGAGGTCGAGGAGCTCGAGATCAAGCTCGACGGCCCGACGCTGTCGGTCGGGCGCAAGCGCGAGGGGTTCAGTTTCCGCCGCGGCGACCATGACGGGGTCCAGATCGCGATCACCATGCCGCGGCTGAACACGGTGCGGCTGACCGGATCGGGGTCGGTCGATGCCGATGCCGTGGACGGCGACAAGGTCGAGGCAGGGCTGACCGGATCGGGCGACCTCAAGATCGCGAAGCTGACCGGAAAGAGCGCCGACCTGACCGTATCGGGGTCGGGCGACATCGGGATCGCGGGCGGCGCGATCACCTCGGGCGAGATCGGTGTCACCGGGTCGGGCGACGTCGATGCGGGCGGACTGGTCGCGCAGACGCTCGACATTTCGGTCACCGGATCGGGTAACGTCGGTGCGCAGGCGACGGGCAAGGCCGATATCCGTATCCTCGGTTCGGGCGACGTCGACCTGACGGGCGGAGCGACCTGTTCGACCAAGACGATGGGATCGGGCACCGCGACCTGCAAATGA
- a CDS encoding head GIN domain-containing protein, whose amino-acid sequence MASMIRCAALAASALLAVASASAAEKRFGLTSFEAIEVNADVVVEVVTRAPVGAVASGSPDALDRLTVEARDGRLVVGQKIYAGDENRRQPLGPLTLRINAANLRSATLVGAGSLQIDKLKGTRVTIGLRGPGRLIVGAVTSDRLAVAMVGNGTMTLGGAAKTAQMSLSGAGVVDAGGLTVDELITDSEGTGDHVFSAVKSAAITTRGVGSTVVLGKPVCTVRNAGTGTVRCGVKK is encoded by the coding sequence ATGGCTTCGATGATCCGATGCGCCGCGCTCGCGGCCTCCGCCCTGCTCGCCGTCGCCTCCGCATCGGCGGCGGAGAAGCGTTTCGGCCTGACCAGTTTCGAGGCGATCGAGGTCAATGCCGACGTCGTCGTCGAGGTGGTGACGCGCGCGCCGGTGGGCGCGGTCGCGAGCGGATCGCCTGACGCGCTCGACCGGCTGACCGTCGAGGCGCGCGACGGCAGGCTGGTGGTCGGGCAGAAAATCTATGCCGGCGACGAGAATCGGCGCCAGCCGCTCGGCCCGCTGACGCTGCGCATCAACGCCGCGAACCTGCGGTCGGCGACGCTCGTCGGCGCGGGATCGCTGCAGATCGACAAGCTCAAGGGGACAAGGGTGACGATCGGGCTGCGCGGGCCGGGGCGGCTCATCGTCGGCGCGGTGACCAGCGACCGGCTGGCGGTCGCGATGGTCGGCAACGGCACGATGACGCTGGGCGGCGCTGCCAAAACGGCGCAGATGTCGCTGTCGGGGGCGGGTGTGGTCGACGCGGGCGGCCTGACGGTCGACGAACTGATCACCGACAGCGAAGGCACCGGCGACCATGTCTTCAGCGCCGTGAAGAGCGCCGCGATCACGACGCGCGGGGTCGGCAGCACGGTGGTCCTCGGCAAGCCGGTGTGCACCGTGCGCAATGCCGGGACCGGGACGGTGCGGTGCGGGGTCAAGAAATAA
- a CDS encoding SDR family oxidoreductase: MSRKAIFITGGGSGIGRATARHFAAQGWFVGIADVNAQGIDETAALLPEGASSRHIMDVRDRDQWAAALADFARASGDRLDVLFNNAGIGTGGQFVDMPPAEADRLIAINFGGVVNGIYSALPLLRATPGSTILNTGSASGFYGVAGLAIYSATKFAVRGLTEALEIEFAKYGIKVRSLMPGFIDTPLLDQVSADSNEPARDRLSSSGFEIVPVERVGEAAWEAVHGDKVHVTVGKMAKRLSRLARWFPGLIAKQSKKIDGLGTAGQ, translated from the coding sequence ATGAGCAGGAAGGCGATTTTCATCACCGGCGGCGGATCGGGCATCGGCCGCGCGACCGCGCGCCATTTCGCCGCGCAGGGCTGGTTCGTCGGCATCGCCGACGTCAATGCGCAAGGGATCGACGAGACCGCCGCGCTGCTTCCCGAAGGCGCCTCGTCGCGCCATATCATGGACGTGCGCGACCGCGACCAATGGGCGGCGGCGCTCGCCGACTTCGCCAGGGCCAGCGGCGATCGCCTCGACGTGCTGTTCAACAATGCCGGCATCGGCACCGGCGGCCAGTTCGTCGACATGCCGCCGGCCGAGGCCGACCGGCTGATCGCGATCAACTTCGGCGGCGTCGTCAACGGCATCTACAGCGCCTTGCCGCTGCTCCGCGCGACGCCGGGATCGACAATCCTCAACACCGGCTCGGCCTCGGGCTTCTATGGCGTCGCGGGGCTCGCCATCTATTCGGCGACCAAATTCGCGGTGCGCGGGCTGACCGAGGCGCTCGAGATCGAGTTCGCTAAATATGGCATCAAGGTGCGCTCGCTGATGCCCGGCTTCATCGACACACCCCTGCTCGACCAGGTCAGCGCCGACAGCAACGAACCCGCACGCGACCGCCTGTCGTCGAGCGGGTTCGAGATCGTCCCCGTCGAACGCGTCGGCGAAGCGGCGTGGGAAGCGGTGCATGGCGACAAGGTCCATGTCACCGTCGGCAAGATGGCGAAACGCCTGTCGCGCCTCGCGCGCTGGTTCCCCGGGCTGATCGCGAAGCAGTCGAAGAAGATCGACGGGCTGGGGACGGCGGGGCAATAG